From the Cryptomeria japonica chromosome 2, Sugi_1.0, whole genome shotgun sequence genome, one window contains:
- the LOC131072797 gene encoding uncharacterized protein LOC131072797: METLLQNSNKNCESEIFSNECCMCGDVGIEKQLFKCTSCSFRYQHKYCSSLYPNVDLDCFSCEWCRFAEMAEREAGNTNFNNDGFNRLHSISVSNQANGLKTMQRREEGEKNSGNGGQRSQQKEKPKLIIHAGRRYKRLADF, from the exons ATGGAAACTCTGttgcaaaattccaacaaaaacTGTGAATCGGAGATTTTTTCCAATGAATGTTGCATGTGTGGTGATGTGGGTATTGAAAAGCAGCTCTTCAAATGCACCTCCTGCTCCTTCAGATATCAGCACAA GTATTGCAGTAGCCTGTACCCAAATGTAGATCTGGATTGTTTTTCTTGCGAATGGTGCAGGTTCGCAGAAATGGCGGAAAGGGAAGCTGGTAACACTAATTTCAATAATGATGGCTTCAACAGGCTGCATAGTATTTCTGTGTCTAATCAGGCCAATGGGCTAAAAACGATGCAGAGAAGAGAAGAGGGTGAAAAGAACTCTGGTAATGGTGGACAGCGTAGTCAGCAGAAAGAAAAGCCCAAACTGATAATTCACGCTGGACGCCGATACAAACGCCTTGCAGATTTCTGA